Below is a genomic region from Pyrococcus kukulkanii.
ATATCGTTCTATATTCGGAAGAAGGTGTATAACTGTATTCCTCCTTTCTCAAGTTTTCCCTCCTGTTAACTACCTCTATAATACCCTCTATTTTGGGAATGTCTCTGATTTTGTCCTTAGAAAACCATGAAAGTCCCTCAATGATCTCGTCTATCTTAGCCACCCTTAGGTCAATTCTGATCTTTGTCCTGTCATCTATTCTCTTTCCCACCTCAAAGGCACTAATTGCCACCCATTGGATACCATTAGTGAGAATTCCAACACCAACTCCATCAACAAAGCAGTAGTGACCGAGTTGAACAAGGGCGTTTCTGTCCCTCAACACATCCCCTCCCAAACTTTTAGCCTCAATGTAAGCAACTGGTGTTGAGTCTATGTAAAGTGCATAGTCCACCCTTCCTCTTCCTCCCGTGTTTACCTCTGGCACAACTTCATCTGGACTGAATATATCCCAGCCTAAACTCTGCAATAGCGGAAGGATTAGATGCTGTTTGGTCGCCTCTTCGTTAGCTCGATATAAGTTTAGCTTGGAGAGGGATAAAATCCTGGCAATGATGTCCTTCACCTTAACACCTCCAATATCCTCGAGTACTCGAAGTTCCTTACCCTAACAACTTCGTCCTTCCAGTCTCCATGACTCTTGCCTCTCCAGATTCCCAGGATCGAGTACTTTCCAATCTTCATCTCTCCCAACAGAACGGCCAGGGTGTATATGCTGTCCCTGAGCTCTTCCCATGTTCCTTCCAGCGTTGAGCCGAAGGAGAACTCCCACTCGAGCTTGAAGGGTATTAAGCCAGTCCCGGAATAGGCGTTCATCTCGGAGTACGCTGTATCGTCGGTCGTAACTACTACAACGTTTGCATCCTTTTCCTCAGCGAAAACCTTGTAGTCTAGGGCTATCTTTGTGTCTCCAACAGCGACCTCCCTAGACTTTGCTCTTTCAGCTCCGAGCATCTTTATCTTTTCTAGCTCTACACTCCCTATCATGGCCAGCCTCGCCCTTGGAGTTGGTTGGTTTGAGAACTCCCCGTACTCCCTCCCGTAGGGGAGTTTATCATTTAGTCGCCTTCCAACTTCCTCCGCAACTTCATCAGAGTACACGAAGTCGACTATTAGGTTGCCCTCCTCCTTGAACCTTGGGTCTTCTAATATCTTTGAAGGAACCCTGAAGTACAGGGTGTTCGTGTCAAAGCCTATGTACACTGGCCTTTTCGAGGTCTTGAGGCTTCTTATCAAGCTTATCAATT
It encodes:
- a CDS encoding type I restriction endonuclease, with the protein product MKDIIARILSLSKLNLYRANEEATKQHLILPLLQSLGWDIFSPDEVVPEVNTGGRGRVDYALYIDSTPVAYIEAKSLGGDVLRDRNALVQLGHYCFVDGVGVGILTNGIQWVAISAFEVGKRIDDRTKIRIDLRVAKIDEIIEGLSWFSKDKIRDIPKIEGIIEVVNRRENLRKEEYSYTPSSEYRTIYVIGTKVDTPDAPTINELIHVDLRGRKPTSLYVKIGDKWWKIEIVGGENWRRPPKIAWSTILPAVVVFLLEHGYTPEDVRIPSKVDYLDRLTRSLAKVQVYNDFGAIMPSDGNATLRLLQEIKRKTEVDIAIEID